CCGTTTCGGCGAACGCCGCCTCGAAGTCCTCGGCGGATCCGCTCAGGGTGAATCGGTTGACGAACGTCACCGACCCGGAGCCGGCGTCGTTCGGTTCTGGCAGAGGCATCGCTGCTCCACGGGTCCGTTGGTCCAGGTGTGGGGTGGACGTCGGTGAGACGGTGCGGCCGAGTCCGCACAGGTGCGGTCACGCCGGACTCCGAGGCTCTGCGGCGCCGCTCGACCCCCTCTGGAAGCCGGGTCGTCAAGCGCGGCTCGAGCGCGAGGTGTGAGGGTGGGCCCTCCGTCGAAGGGAGGACCATGTCCGACGCAGCCGACCGGGTCGCACTCGTCACCGGGGGAACCAGCGGCATCGGTCTCGCGGTGGTGCGCAAGCTCGCCCGGGACGGGACCCGGGTGTTCCTGTGCGCTCGCGACGAGAGCGCCGTCACCGGCACCGTGAAGGAACTTCAGGCATCGGGACTGGAGGTGGACGGCGCGCCCTGCGACGTGCGGAGCACCGCCGACGTCGACCGGCTGGTCCAAACGGCCCGGAACCGCTTCGGGCCGATCGACATCGTCGTCAACAACGCCGGCCGCGGCGGTGGAGGCGTGACCGCCGAGATCACGGACGACCTGTGGCTCGACGTCGTCGACACCAACCTCAGCGGGGCCTTCCGGGTCACCCGCGCCGTCCTCACCGGCGGCGGCATGCAGGAGCACGGCTGGGGCCGGATCATCAACATCGCCTCCACCGGCGGCAAGCAGGGAGTGGCCCTCGGCGCCCCCTACTCCGCCTCCAAGAGCGGCCTGATCGGCTTCACGAAGGCCGTCGCGCTGGAGCTGGCCAAGACGGGCATCACCGTCAACGCCGTCTGCCCCGGGTACGTCGAGACGCCCATGGCACAGGGCGTGCGGCAGCGCTACGCAGCCTTCTGGGGGATCACCGAGGACGACGTCCTGGAGAAGTTCCAGGCGAAGATCCCCCTCGGACGCTACTCGACGCCCGAGGAGGTGGCCGGGATGGTGCACTACCTGGTCTCCGACAGCGCCGACTCGATCACGGCCCAGGCCATCAACGTCTGTGGTGGCCTCGGCAGTTACTGACCGTCCGCGACCCGAGCTCAGGAGGGCAGATGTCCGAGTCGCCGCTTCAGCAGACCGAGCACGAGATCCACACCTCCGCCGCGCCGGACGCCGTGTTCGCCGTGCTGGCCGACGCACGGGCCTGGCCCGCCGTGTTCCCGCCCAGTGTCCACGTCGAACAGGTCGAGCGCACCGGCTCCAGCGAGCGCATCCGCATCTGGGCCACCGCCAACGGCTCGCTGCGCACCTGGACGTCGCGGCGCGAGCTCGACGAGCGGGCCCGGCGCATCCGTTTCCGGCAGGAGGTGTCCGCCCATCCCGTCGCCGCCATGGGCGGCGAATGGATCGTCGAGGAAGCCGGCGACGGCGGCACCCGGGTGCGGCTGACGCACGACTTCCGGGCCGTGGACGACGACCCGGAGACGATCGGCTGGATCCACCGGGCCGTGGACCGCAACAGCGAAGCGGAACTGGCGTCCCTGCGCACCGCGCTGGAACGACCCGACGGCACCGCGCCGACGACCTTCGAGGACACCGTCGTCGTCCGCGGCCGTGCCGAGGACGTCTACGACTTCCTCCACCGCAGCGACCTCTGGGAGAAGCGGCTCTCCCACGTCGCGCGGATCGCGGTCAAGGAGGAGGAACCGGGGCTCCAGCACATGGAGATGGACACCCTCACCGCGGACGGCTCGGTGCACACCACCGCGTCGGTGCGCGTGTGCTTCCCCGAACGCCGCGTCATCGTCTACAAGCAGCTGCGCACGCCGCCGCTGCTCGCGCTCCATCTCGGCCGTTGGTCGGTCCGTCCCGCCGACGACGGGGACGGGATCGCCGTCACGTCGGCCCACACCGTGTCCGTGGCCCGCTCGGCGATCCCCGGCGTCCTCGGTGCGGGGGCGAGTGAGACGGACGCCGTGGACTTCGTCCGCCGGGCCCTGGGCCGCAACAGTCTGCTGACCCTGGAAGCGGCCAGGCAGTACGCCGAGTCCAGCGCCTGAGGCGAGCGCCCCGAGCCCGCACGGGCCCTGTCCCGACTCCCTCGGGGCGGGGCCCGCCGCGTCCCTGGCCGGACACCCGCAGGTCGCCCTCCGGCGAGCGGAGGGCGACCTGCGGGTGTCCGGCCAGGCGAGCCTCACGTCACCGAGAGACCCCCGTCCACGGCCAGCACGGCACCGCTGGCGTACGCGGCTTCGGGATCGGCGAGCCGCACCACCCACCACGCGACGTCCTCGGGCCGGCCCACACGGCCGAGCGGGACGCGCTGCCCCATGGCTTCCAGGAACCCGTCGTACGCCTCCTGGGACATCCCCGCCCGGACCCCCGCGCCCGTCTCGATCACTCCCGGGGCGACACCGACCACGCGAATGCCGCGGGGACCGAGTTCCACGGCCCAGGACCGCGTCAGCAGGTCCAGGCCGGCCTTGGCCGCCCCGTACACCGCGTTCCCCGGCCAGGCCCGCCGGCCGAGTGCGCCCGCCGAACCGATGTTCACCACCAGGCCGGAAGCGGTCTCCAGGGGGCCGAGCAGGGCCTGGGTGAGCAGCACGGGGGCCACGAGGTTCGTGGCCACCTGTGCTTCCACCGCGGTGCGGTCCAGCTCTCCCAGGTGCCCGAAGGCGGCCGTGGCGGCATTGTTCACGAGCACGTCGACCTCGCCGCCGAGCCGCTCGCGCACCTCCCGGACGACCGCCTCCGGCGCCGCGGGGTCGGTGATGTCCACGGCCAGCGTGTGGGCGTCCTTGTGCCCGTCCACCGTCTCGGCCAGCGGACCGGCAGTCCTGCCCACGACGAGGACGCGGTCGCCCCGGGCGGCGAAGGCGCGGGCGACGGCTCGTCCGATGCCGGAGCCGCCGCCGGTCACGATCACGGATCGCTGTGTGTTCTCCATGCGGCGAGGCTAGGCACCGCCGGTGGAAGGCGACTTGAGCGCCGGGCCCCCCTCCGCCCCGCCGGCCCGGTGCTCGGCGGTCAGCCGCTCCAGCACGGGCACGATGTCGTTCGGGCTCGGCGTCCCGACGATCTCGGCGCGCACCCGGCGTGCCCCGGCGGCGTAGGACGGATCGTCGAGCAGGGCGAGGACGCGCTCGCGCAGCAGTTCCGGCGAGACGTCCCGCGCGTCCACGTAACTGCCCGCACCGCTGCGGGCCAGGCCGTGCGCCTTCTCCATGGCGTCCCACATCATGTCGGGCACGATCAGCTGCGGTATCGCGTGCACCAGGGCCGTCATGAACGTGCCGGACCCGCCGTGATGGATGATGCCCGAGCAGGACGGCAGCAGGGCGTTCAGCGGGACGAAGT
The genomic region above belongs to Streptomyces coeruleorubidus and contains:
- a CDS encoding aromatase/cyclase, translated to MSESPLQQTEHEIHTSAAPDAVFAVLADARAWPAVFPPSVHVEQVERTGSSERIRIWATANGSLRTWTSRRELDERARRIRFRQEVSAHPVAAMGGEWIVEEAGDGGTRVRLTHDFRAVDDDPETIGWIHRAVDRNSEAELASLRTALERPDGTAPTTFEDTVVVRGRAEDVYDFLHRSDLWEKRLSHVARIAVKEEEPGLQHMEMDTLTADGSVHTTASVRVCFPERRVIVYKQLRTPPLLALHLGRWSVRPADDGDGIAVTSAHTVSVARSAIPGVLGAGASETDAVDFVRRALGRNSLLTLEAARQYAESSA
- a CDS encoding SDR family NAD(P)-dependent oxidoreductase, with the protein product MENTQRSVIVTGGGSGIGRAVARAFAARGDRVLVVGRTAGPLAETVDGHKDAHTLAVDITDPAAPEAVVREVRERLGGEVDVLVNNAATAAFGHLGELDRTAVEAQVATNLVAPVLLTQALLGPLETASGLVVNIGSAGALGRRAWPGNAVYGAAKAGLDLLTRSWAVELGPRGIRVVGVAPGVIETGAGVRAGMSQEAYDGFLEAMGQRVPLGRVGRPEDVAWWVVRLADPEAAYASGAVLAVDGGLSVT
- the fabG gene encoding 3-oxoacyl-ACP reductase FabG, with the protein product MSDAADRVALVTGGTSGIGLAVVRKLARDGTRVFLCARDESAVTGTVKELQASGLEVDGAPCDVRSTADVDRLVQTARNRFGPIDIVVNNAGRGGGGVTAEITDDLWLDVVDTNLSGAFRVTRAVLTGGGMQEHGWGRIINIASTGGKQGVALGAPYSASKSGLIGFTKAVALELAKTGITVNAVCPGYVETPMAQGVRQRYAAFWGITEDDVLEKFQAKIPLGRYSTPEEVAGMVHYLVSDSADSITAQAINVCGGLGSY